The following is a genomic window from Planctomycetia bacterium.
GGCCGGATTGTAGCCGATCCGAGCCGTCCGCGGTGGCGGGGCAAAGTTTGCACCCATCGGGCTGATCCCTGCATTCAGGCCATTGAAGTAACGGGGCAAGACATGGATAATGCCCCCCGCTTACAAGACGGAGCGGCTTCCGCGGGGATGTCCGCGTCGACGGATCGGTACACGGAGGATCATCATGCGTCGCGTTAGGATGTTATGCGTGCTGGCGGGGCTCGCGGGATTGGTTTCGACGACCGCGGGTTGTGTTTCAAGAGACGAGTTTCTCAGGACCGAGTTTGCCCGGCGCAAAGCCGCCGAGCGAGCCGATGCACTCGAGCGAGACCTCGCCGACGAGCGCAACAAATCGATGGCGCTGGAATCCGAGCGCGAGGCGCTTCGCCGCGAACTCGACACGAAGTCGGCATACGCCGAGACGCTGCGCGGCGAAAATGAGCGGCTCGACGAATTCGTGAGAAAGCTCCAGGCCCAGATGGACCAGCTCGCCAAGGGCGTCGGCACCATCGATGTTGTTCAAGTTAAGTTGCCGCCGGAGCTTGATCGGGCGTTGAAAGAACTCGCCGCCAAGTATCCGGACCAGATCGAGTACGACGAGAAGCAGGGCGCTGTCCGCTGGAAGAGCGACCTGACCTTCGGCAAGGGCAGCGCCGACGTGCAGGGCGCCGTCGAGGCATCACTGAAGGCGTTCGCCGACATCGTCAATTCGGCTTCCGCCAGTCAGTTTGAGGTGCTCGTCGTCGGCCACACGGATAACCTCCGCATCGGACCGGTGACGGCACGATTGCATCCGACGAACTGGCATCTCTCCGCGCACCGCGCCATCGGCGTCATGTTCAAGCTGCGCGACTATGGCGTCGCTCAGCAGAGAATGGGCGTCATGGGATACGGCGAGTTCCGATCGCGCGTTCCGAATCCTCCGTCGGGCGGCGAAGAGCGGAATCGACGCGTCGAGATTTTCCTCGTCTCCGGCAAGGATCGTGTCCCGGGGATGGACAGCAGTGCATCGGCCGGCTCCTTCGGCGGCGACATCCTGGCGAACACGCCTGACGCCGAGTAACGAGGCGGTCTTCATCGACAACAAAAAAAGGCTCGGCCGGTTTTGCCGGCCGAGCCTTTTCTTTATTTACCGGGGATATCTGAACGCCATCTCATCCGACAAGCGGCGACGTACTTTACCTTTTCGCGCGCTTTTCGGCACGACGACGCAGCATCGCCTCCAGAAAGTCATCCAGATCACCGTCAAGGACTTTTTGCGGATTGCCGACCTCGACGCCGGTGCGGAGGTCCTTGACCCGCGGATCGTCGAGGACGTAATTGCGAATCTGATTGCCCCAGGCGATTTCGCCCTTTTCGCCATAAATCTTGCTCATCTCACTATCCCGCTTGGCCTGCTCGATCTGCTCAAGCTTGGATTTGAGGATGCCCAGCGCGCCGCGCTTGTTCTGCGCCTGACTCCGCTCGTTGACGCACTCGACAACCAGACCCGTGGGGATGTGGCGGATGCGCACGGCCGTGGCGACCTTGTTGACATTCTGTCCGCCCGCGCCGCTGCTTCGGCAGAAGAAGAGGATGTCGAGGTCTTTTTCGGGCAGCTCGATTTCGTTGTCCGGAAAGACGGGCAGGACGTCGACGGCGGCGAAACTGGTCTGCCGCTTGCCCTGGGCATTGAAGGGACTGATGCGCACGAGGCGATGGACGCCGGCTTCGCAGCTCAACCAGCCGTAGGCATACGGACCCTTTACGAGCAGGTCGACGGACTGAATGCCCGCGCCGTCGCCGTCGCGAGAGCCGAGTTCCTCCACCTTGTAGCCGCGCCGCTCGAAAAAGCGCAGGTACATCCGCAGAAGCATGGACGCCCAGTCGCAGGCCTCGGTGCCGCCGGCGCCAGCCTGAATGCTGAAGTAGCAGTCTCTTGCGTCGTTGGGGCCCGAGAGCAGGGCCATCATGCTGACGCGCTCGACCTCTCCTGCGAGGGTCAATCGCTCGTGGTCGGCCTCGGCCTTGGCGGCGGAATCGTTTTCCTCGTCGGCCAGCTCGTACATGATGCCGAGGTCTTCGAGGCGACGCGAGACCGACTCGACCGGCTCAATGAGCGACTTGAGGGCTT
Proteins encoded in this region:
- a CDS encoding OmpA family protein, which gives rise to MRRVRMLCVLAGLAGLVSTTAGCVSRDEFLRTEFARRKAAERADALERDLADERNKSMALESEREALRRELDTKSAYAETLRGENERLDEFVRKLQAQMDQLAKGVGTIDVVQVKLPPELDRALKELAAKYPDQIEYDEKQGAVRWKSDLTFGKGSADVQGAVEASLKAFADIVNSASASQFEVLVVGHTDNLRIGPVTARLHPTNWHLSAHRAIGVMFKLRDYGVAQQRMGVMGYGEFRSRVPNPPSGGEERNRRVEIFLVSGKDRVPGMDSSASAGSFGGDILANTPDAE
- a CDS encoding peptide chain release factor 2 gives rise to the protein MAEVEARMGEPGFWESPSAQPLIVELKALKSLIEPVESVSRRLEDLGIMYELADEENDSAAKAEADHERLTLAGEVERVSMMALLSGPNDARDCYFSIQAGAGGTEACDWASMLLRMYLRFFERRGYKVEELGSRDGDGAGIQSVDLLVKGPYAYGWLSCEAGVHRLVRISPFNAQGKRQTSFAAVDVLPVFPDNEIELPEKDLDILFFCRSSGAGGQNVNKVATAVRIRHIPTGLVVECVNERSQAQNKRGALGILKSKLEQIEQAKRDSEMSKIYGEKGEIAWGNQIRNYVLDDPRVKDLRTGVEVGNPQKVLDGDLDDFLEAMLRRRAEKRAKR